One window from the genome of Rhodopirellula halodulae encodes:
- a CDS encoding cofactor-independent phosphoglycerate mutase — MKYALIIPDGCADEPLESLNGRTPLQAANLPAMDKIASLGRVGVTDNTPIDFPAGSEIANLCLLGYDPNVCFTGRAPLEAAAQGIELGPYDCAVRCNLVTIRDQTMIDFTADHISTEEATTLLADLSKELFGENGPLADSDLAERLEFVPGVSYRNLMLYRGDADHPSPFTSSTRSSAPHDLTDLSVVDDFPRGPGSQILVDLMNASAEILAKHPINAARKAAGKDEATHVWLWSSGGAPKLSTFEERYGIRGVMITAVDLLRGIGALAGWPRIEVEGATGYLDTNYAGKGQAAIQALADYDFVCVHIEAPDEASHEGNADEKIKALQQIDEHIVAPLWEALSQHGEHRMLILPDHPTFCRTKKHTHGPVPLVMAGTGIEADSATTFDEVAANASGWAFDPGWTMMDSFVKKAD, encoded by the coding sequence ATGAAATATGCACTGATTATTCCCGACGGCTGTGCCGACGAACCCCTGGAATCGCTGAACGGCCGCACACCGCTGCAGGCCGCGAATCTGCCCGCGATGGACAAGATCGCTTCGCTGGGCCGCGTCGGCGTCACGGACAACACGCCGATTGACTTTCCCGCCGGCAGCGAGATCGCCAACCTGTGTTTGCTGGGCTACGACCCCAACGTGTGCTTCACGGGACGCGCTCCGCTGGAAGCCGCCGCACAAGGCATCGAGCTGGGGCCGTACGATTGTGCCGTTCGCTGCAATTTGGTCACCATACGCGACCAAACGATGATCGACTTCACCGCTGATCACATCAGCACCGAAGAAGCCACCACGTTGCTGGCCGACCTTTCGAAAGAATTGTTCGGAGAGAACGGCCCCTTGGCCGACAGCGACCTGGCTGAGCGTTTGGAATTTGTCCCCGGCGTGAGCTATCGCAATTTGATGCTGTATCGCGGCGACGCGGATCATCCCTCGCCGTTCACCTCATCGACGCGATCCAGTGCCCCTCACGATTTGACCGACTTAAGCGTGGTCGATGATTTCCCACGCGGCCCAGGAAGCCAGATCTTGGTTGACCTGATGAATGCCTCGGCTGAGATCCTGGCGAAACATCCGATCAATGCGGCTCGCAAAGCGGCAGGCAAAGACGAAGCCACGCACGTTTGGTTGTGGAGCAGCGGCGGCGCCCCCAAGCTCTCAACGTTCGAAGAACGATACGGCATTCGCGGCGTGATGATCACCGCCGTTGACTTGCTTCGCGGCATCGGCGCACTGGCGGGCTGGCCTCGGATCGAGGTCGAAGGTGCCACGGGTTACCTGGACACGAACTACGCCGGGAAAGGGCAAGCAGCAATCCAGGCACTCGCTGATTATGATTTCGTCTGCGTCCACATCGAAGCACCGGACGAAGCCTCCCACGAGGGCAACGCGGACGAGAAAATCAAAGCATTGCAGCAGATCGACGAGCACATCGTTGCTCCTTTGTGGGAAGCGTTGTCGCAGCACGGTGAGCATCGCATGTTGATCCTGCCCGACCACCCAACCTTCTGTCGCACGAAGAAGCACACCCACGGTCCGGTGCCGCTTGTGATGGCCGGAACCGGGATCGAAGCCGATTCGGCGACCACCTTCGACGAGGTGGCCGCGAATGCTTCCGGTTGGGCCTTTGATCCTGGTTGGACAATGATGGATTCGTTCGTCAAGAAAGCCGATTGA
- a CDS encoding acyltransferase family protein, which translates to MQAVTSTTHSSSADPFAPSAWQKESAISISTDSDSPAATGHSPAEVRELAKAVRKGQCIESVSSDESAAALKPHRRIVELDALRAMAAINLVLFHFTHVYAVKFGYTSPLGGEWPYGAYGVELFFILSGFVNSMSLLRRGKPTDFVAARLIRIVPLFLMVIGANLWITTLAPLNGQPVSTAQFLANLTLMPRVFGYECIDPVMWTLQVEMMFYFVLVTLFCKGFLKRYFVGWGSLLAASLVLCPTLDAAKASYGDTTIFAAFTAVRHLLVLDFAPLFAIGFLLYMIKTGVGPKWKNLLGIVIAAGVFHSIDHGKHNPAATVLIIGLVTMAAYGKIPVLRLKPFVTVSAISYALYLCHNNLGCALIHAFDHAGVPPLASLAIAIVFSFALALVITNRVEQPITKALRRLYAKATERARQPAAEPAV; encoded by the coding sequence ATGCAAGCTGTCACATCCACGACGCATTCTTCCTCCGCCGATCCATTCGCTCCGTCCGCTTGGCAGAAGGAGTCTGCGATTTCTATTTCGACCGATAGCGACTCACCGGCCGCCACGGGGCACTCCCCCGCGGAAGTTCGAGAATTGGCGAAAGCGGTCCGTAAAGGCCAATGCATCGAGTCGGTAAGCAGCGATGAATCGGCTGCCGCTTTGAAGCCGCATCGCCGGATCGTTGAGTTGGATGCATTGCGGGCAATGGCCGCGATCAACTTGGTGCTGTTCCACTTCACCCACGTCTACGCTGTCAAGTTTGGATACACGAGTCCGCTGGGTGGCGAGTGGCCGTATGGCGCTTATGGGGTGGAGCTGTTCTTCATCCTCAGCGGTTTCGTCAACAGCATGTCGTTGCTGCGTCGCGGCAAGCCCACTGACTTTGTGGCCGCGCGATTGATCCGGATCGTGCCGTTGTTCTTGATGGTCATTGGTGCGAATCTTTGGATCACAACGCTGGCTCCGCTCAACGGTCAACCCGTTTCCACGGCTCAGTTCCTGGCCAACTTGACGTTGATGCCTCGCGTGTTTGGTTATGAATGCATCGATCCGGTGATGTGGACGTTGCAGGTCGAGATGATGTTTTACTTCGTCCTGGTGACGTTGTTCTGCAAAGGCTTTTTGAAACGATACTTCGTCGGGTGGGGATCGCTGCTGGCGGCATCGCTGGTCTTGTGCCCCACGTTGGATGCGGCCAAAGCGAGTTACGGTGACACGACGATCTTCGCAGCATTCACCGCGGTGCGACATCTGTTGGTATTGGATTTCGCACCGTTGTTCGCCATCGGATTCTTGCTGTACATGATCAAGACGGGCGTCGGGCCAAAGTGGAAGAACCTGCTGGGGATCGTGATCGCCGCTGGTGTGTTCCACAGCATTGATCATGGCAAACACAATCCCGCCGCGACGGTTTTGATCATCGGCTTGGTGACGATGGCGGCCTACGGCAAAATTCCTGTGCTTCGGCTGAAACCGTTTGTCACCGTCAGTGCGATCTCCTACGCGTTGTATCTCTGTCACAACAACTTGGGCTGTGCGTTGATTCATGCGTTTGACCACGCCGGAGTGCCGCCGCTCGCGAGTCTCGCGATCGCGATTGTGTTCTCCTTCGCGTTGGCTTTGGTCATCACCAACCGAGTCGAGCAGCCGATCACCAAGGCATTGCGTCGGTTGTATGCCAAAGCAACTGAACGAGCCCGACAGCCCGCTGCCGAACCAGCCGTTTGA